One genomic window of Nitrospiria bacterium includes the following:
- a CDS encoding phosphotransferase: MDLEKLSKIVKVNFKGGSQNLQVEPLPGDASNRRYYRLFLENGFGSSMVLMELSDPENFKASEEEVTGKPSRIQELPFVNIQKFLTRNGIGVPEIFHYEKSEGLIFLEDLGDQTLEHEIAKCSSSSLESLYLKAVDELLRLQSCGSDPSQGSCLAFERVFDTPLLMWEFDHFLEFGIEARIGMKIKNSDREKIRGFFFQISDQLSQEPRCFTHRDFHSRNLMIHQSRVRVIDFQDALQGPCLYDLASLLRDSYVSLPNDLIQQLLDYFLKRKEESSKPILDPLHFRERFDLMSIQRNLKAAGRFIYISEVKKNPRFIPFVAPTLGYVKENLCRYPSLTPLFQLLKPYIREFQDS; this comes from the coding sequence ATGGATTTAGAAAAGTTATCGAAAATTGTTAAGGTAAACTTTAAGGGGGGTTCTCAAAACCTCCAGGTTGAACCCCTTCCGGGGGATGCGTCCAATCGAAGATATTACCGTCTTTTTTTAGAAAATGGTTTTGGGTCCTCCATGGTTCTAATGGAGCTTTCGGATCCGGAAAATTTTAAGGCTTCTGAGGAAGAAGTTACCGGAAAACCTTCCCGTATCCAAGAACTTCCTTTTGTTAATATTCAAAAATTTTTAACCAGAAACGGGATCGGGGTTCCTGAAATTTTTCATTACGAAAAATCTGAAGGGTTAATTTTTTTAGAAGATCTTGGGGATCAAACCTTGGAACATGAAATTGCGAAATGCTCATCCTCCTCATTGGAATCCCTTTATTTGAAGGCGGTTGATGAGTTATTGCGTCTTCAGTCCTGTGGCTCAGACCCATCCCAGGGTTCGTGCCTTGCTTTTGAAAGGGTATTTGACACCCCTCTTTTAATGTGGGAATTTGATCATTTTTTGGAATTTGGCATTGAGGCCAGAATTGGGATGAAAATCAAGAATTCCGATCGTGAAAAAATTCGAGGGTTTTTCTTTCAAATATCTGATCAACTCTCCCAAGAACCCCGGTGTTTTACCCACAGGGATTTTCACAGTCGGAATTTGATGATCCATCAGAGCCGAGTTCGGGTGATTGATTTCCAGGATGCTCTTCAGGGTCCCTGTTTATATGACTTGGCTTCCCTTTTGAGGGATTCGTATGTCTCGCTTCCCAATGACCTGATCCAACAGCTTCTGGATTATTTTTTAAAAAGAAAAGAAGAGTCGTCTAAACCCATTTTAGATCCTCTCCACTTTAGGGAAAGATTTGATTTAATGAGTATTCAGAGAAACCTTAAAGCCGCTGGGCGTTTTATTTACATTTCCGAGGTCAAAAAAAATCCCCGTTTTATTCCTTT
- a CDS encoding UPF0758 domain-containing protein, producing MEKVDPKKEWEEWHHPGGKFYRLGASRCSHTDLLAILIGSGLPGWSAEQIAEDLMIRFQSLENLSQQSLEELMKVKGLKRVKAVRIGAAFEIAKRLSQM from the coding sequence ATGGAAAAAGTTGACCCTAAAAAGGAATGGGAGGAATGGCATCATCCCGGGGGAAAATTTTACCGCTTGGGGGCCTCCCGCTGTAGTCATACCGATCTGTTGGCCATATTAATTGGGTCTGGCTTGCCCGGCTGGTCAGCAGAACAAATTGCAGAAGATCTCATGATCCGGTTTCAGTCCTTGGAAAATTTGTCCCAACAGTCCTTAGAAGAGCTGATGAAGGTGAAAGGGCTCAAACGGGTTAAGGCCGTTCGGATTGGGGCAGCTTTCGAAATTGCCAAGAGACTTTCTCAAATGTAA